The following coding sequences lie in one Macrobrachium nipponense isolate FS-2020 chromosome 45, ASM1510439v2, whole genome shotgun sequence genomic window:
- the LOC135214109 gene encoding uncharacterized protein LOC135214109, with the protein MDEMKLVPTVQRPLIRLPTISPTSISSIISEQYKNLSKPQKIIIISVGTGLTLIGLVARYLRRRRRSPRKSALYRPDDPSRSHRKVKPITIRSPSGEIHSVGGNISPGYHRTVHRQSSVSSDRTSVASVTTQVTATGNTLTPQQYGVMG; encoded by the exons ATGGATGAAATGAAACTTGTTCCAACAGTTCAGCGGCCTCTAATCAGACTACCAACCATCTCACCAACGTCAATTTCATCTATCATATCAGAGCAGTACAAAAATCTTTCCAAGCCTCAGAAG attatAATCATTAGTGTTGGAACTGGCTTAACACTGATTGGTCTCGTAGCTCGTTACTTAAGGAGACGCCGACGATCACCCAGAAAGTCTGCTTTGTATAGGCCTGATGATCCAAGCCGCAGTCACCGAAAAGTAAAACCTATCACAATCCGTAGTCCTTCCGGAG aaATTCATAGCGTAGGTGGAAACATATCTCCAGGCTATCATAGGACAGTCCATCGACAGAGTTCTGTCAGTAGTGACAGAACTAGCGTGGCCTCTGTCACAACACAGGTCACTGCCACCGGTAACACCTTGACACCTCAGCAGTACGGAGTAATGGGTTAG